The following coding sequences lie in one Oryza brachyantha chromosome 10, ObraRS2, whole genome shotgun sequence genomic window:
- the LOC102700371 gene encoding UPF0434 protein BRADO0313, which yields MRRTAALLLRHGGGGIPQALADVLVCPLSKKPLRYCEASGSLVSDAVGVSFPVVNGIPCLVPKDGKLLDHDQDKLEDYGAKDSSPSE from the exons ATgaggcggacggcggcgtTGCTGctgcgccacggcggcggcggcatccctCAGGCGCTCGCCGACGTGCTCGTCTGCCCGCTGTCCAAGAAGCCTCTCAG GTACTGCGAAGCCAGCGGGTCTCTGGTCAGCGACGCCGTCGGCGTGTCCTTCCCG GTAGTCAATGGAATTCCTTGTCTTGTCCCAAAAGATGGTAAGTTGCTGGACCACGACCAGGACAAATTAGAAGATTATGGTGCAAAGGATTCTTCCCCCAGCGAGTGA
- the LOC102700558 gene encoding probable E3 ubiquitin-protein ligase ATL44: MKQQAGRIAQLAHLLGCSRQAIILSTTLVVERTARINRYSNAQVQINLGCSPASEMVVVVVSHVMALLSSALSGGVAAGKGGGGGDDGGGGGGQCRCWRDDGGGGQQSSSAATAAGCCVCISRFMEGEEVRRLPCGHAFHRDCVDRWLALYCRRRTCPLCRLHVGGAVVAAAAAGLDELQLGDDLVIWFSSLFVAGF, encoded by the exons ATGAAGCAACAGGCAGGCAGAATTGCTCAATTGGCACACCTGCTTGGCTGCAGCCGACAAG CTATTATCCTATCAACAACGCTGGTGGTTGAGAGGACGGCTCGGATCAACCGCTACAGTAATGCACAG GTGCAAATCAATCTTGGCTGCTCTCCGGCGAGcgagatggtggtggtggtggtgagccACGTCATGGCGCTGCTGTCGTCGGCGCTGtccggcggcgtggcggcggggaagggtggcggtggaggtgacgacggagggggagggggagggcaGTGCCGGTGCTGGCGGgatgacggcggtggcgggcagCAGTCGTCgtcggcagcgacggcggcggggtgcTGCGTGTGCATATCGAGGTTCatggaaggggaggaggtgcGGAGGCTGCCGTGCGGGCACGCGTTCCACCGGGACTGCGTCGACCGGTGGCTGGCGCTGTACTGCCGGCGGAGGACGTGCCCGCTCTGCCGCctgcacgtcggcggcgccgtggtggcggccgcggccgcggggcTCGACGAGCTCCAGCTCGGCGACGACCTCGTCATCTGGTTCTCCTCCCTCTTCGTCGCCGGTTTTTAG
- the LOC121055563 gene encoding expansin-A31-like, with amino-acid sequence MGMAKTILAVCTVLAARVAVGAAGGGGWTPATATFYGGGDGAGTMGGACGYGNLYVQGYGIDNAALSSELFADGAACGQCYLIICDTGKTPEWCKAGRAVTVTATNLCPPNWDLPSDNGGWCNAPRHHFDMSQPSWEQIGVYRAGIVPVLYQRIKCWRRGGVRFTVSGFNYFELVLITNVAGSGSVAAVSIKGTKTGWLRMSRNWGANWQSLAGLAGQALSFAVTSSGGQYLEFNGITPDGWTFGQTFSTYKQFDY; translated from the coding sequence ATGGGTATGGCTAAGACGATCCTGGCTGTGTGCACCGTCCTCGCGGCGCGCGTGgcggtcggcgccgccggcggtggcggctggactccggcgacggcgacgttcTACGGCGGGGGCGACGGGGCCGGGACGATGGGCGGCGCGTGCGGGTACGGGAACCTGTACGTCCAGGGGTACGGCATCGACAACGCGGCGCTGAGCTCGGAGCTGTtcgccgacggcgcggcgtgCGGGCAGTGCTACCTCATCATCTGCGACACCGGCAAGACGCCGGAGTGGTGCAAGGCCGGCCGCGCGGTCACCGTCACGGCCACCAACCTGTGCCCGCCCAACTGGGACCTGCCCAGCGACAACGGCGGCTGGTGCAACGCGCCCCGGCACCACTTCGACATGTCGCAGCCGTCGTGGGAGCAGATCGGCGTCTACCGCGCCGGCATCGTGCCGGTGCTCTACCAGCGCATCAAGTGctggcgccgcggcggcgtccgctTCACCGTCAGCGGCTTCAACTACTTCGAGCTCGTGCTCATCACCAACGTCGCCGGCAGcggctccgtcgccgccgtgtccATCAAGGGCACCAAGACGGGCTGGCTCCGGATGTCGCGCAACTGGGGCGCCAATTGGCAGTCgctcgccggcctcgccggccAGGCGCTCAGCTTCGCCGTCACCTCCTCCGGCGGGCAGTACCTGGAGTTCAACGGCATCACGCCGGACGGGTGGACGTTCGGCCAGACCTTCTCCACCTACAAGCAGTTCGACTACTGA
- the LOC102720916 gene encoding expansin-A28-like, producing MATRFLAVVLALSVTSSSAAAAVVGGGGWLRGTATFYGGEDASGTMGGACGYGDLYTQGYGVYNAALSSALFNDGASCGQCYLIMCDASRTPQWCKPGTAVTITATNLCPANWALPNDNGGWCNPPRPHFDMAQPAWETIGIYRAGIVPILYQQVKCWKQGGVRFTISGFNYFELVLVTNVGGSGSVKSVSIKGTNTGWIALTRNWGANWQCNSALAGQALSFQVTSTGGQTLYIEGAVPAWWGFGMTFTSNHQFDY from the exons ATGGCGACGAGgttcctcgccgtcgtcctggCGCTCAGCgtcacgtcgtcgtcggcggcggcggcggtggtggggggCGGGGGCTGGCTGAGAGGGACGGCGACGTTCTACGGCGGGGAGGACGCGTCGGGCACGATGGGCGGCGCGTGCGGGTACGGGGACCTGTACACGCAGGGGTACGGCGTGTACAACGCGGCGCTGAGCTCGGCGCTGTTCAACGACGGCGCGTCGTGCGGGCAGTGCTACCTCATCATGTGCGACGCCTCCCGGACGCCCCAGTGGTGCAAGCCCGGCACCGCCGTGACCATCACCGCCACCAACCTCTGCCCTGCCAACTGGGCCCTCCCCAACGACAACGGCGGCTGGTGCAACCCTCCCCGCCCCCACTTCGACATGGCCCAGCCCGCCTGGGAGACCATCGGCATCTACCGCGCCGGCATCGTCCCCATCCTCTACCAACA GGTGAAGTGCTGGAAGCAGGGAGGGGTGAGGTTCACGATATCGGGGTTCAACTACTTCGAGCTGGTGCTGGTCACGAACGTCGGTGGCAGCGGGTCGGTGAAGTCGGTGTCGATCAAGGGGACGAACACGGGGTGGATCGCGCTGACGAGGAACTGGGGCGCCAACTGGCAGTGCAACTCGGCGCTCGCCGGCCAGGCGCTCTCCTTCCAGGTCACCTCCACCGGCGGCCAGACGCTGTACATCGAGGGCGCCGTGCCGGCGTGGTGGGGGTTCGGCATGACCTTCACCAGCAACCATCAGTTCGACTACTAG
- the LOC102700832 gene encoding RNA-binding protein 39-like, whose protein sequence is MEFDEYEYLEKTVEPSAPSANGSGEKDRGGSRRRSSGRDDEERGSKRSRSGEDRDRDRDRERHRGGGREHRDRDDAKEKDKEKKEKEKEKDKERERSSRGRDKDGEKDRGREREGRDKDSERDRRRERDSGRERRSRSRSERRRTEEEEMVRELQRERERSDRNRDYRDRDVRRRKDDGAEPEADPERDQRTVFAFQLSLKADERDVYEFFSRAGKVRDVRLIMDRNSRRSKGVGYIEFYDAMSVPMAIALTGQMLLGQQVMVKPSEAEKNLVQSNVTSGGVASGGARKLYVGNLHANITEDQLRQVFEPFGQVELVQLPVDPLTGLCKGFGFIQFARLEDAKAAQSLNGQLDIAGRVIKVSAVTEQAGMQVGGATTGDLDDDEGGGLALNASSRALLMRKLDRSGTATSLNGGIGGVNTSVELPAPLATTSLIQPAIPAIGTVPGMHLPATTQSADIGPPTEFLLLKNMFDPALETDPDFDLDIKDDVQDECSKFGAVNHIFVDKNTAGFVYLHFDSVAAATNAQRALHGRWFAGKMITATFMTAQQYKMKFPN, encoded by the exons ATGGAGTTCGACGAGTACGAGTACCTGGAGAAGACGGTCGAGccctccgcgccgtcggccaACGGCTCGGGCGAGAAGGACCGCGGCGGCTCCCGCCGGCGCTCCTCCggccgcgacgacgaggagcgcGGGTCGAAGCGCTCTCGCTCGGGGGAGGACCGGGACCGCGACCGCGACCGGGAGCGGcatcgcggcggcggtcgggaGCACCGGGACCGGGATGATGCGAAGGAGAAGGAtaaggagaagaaggagaaagagaaggagaaggataaggagagggagaggagcagCCGCGGCCGCGACAAGGATGGGGAGAAGGACAGGGGCAGGGAAAGGGAGGGCAGGGACAAGGACAGCGAGAGGGACAGGCGAAGGGAGAGAGATAGCGGGCGGGAGCGACGGAGCCGTAGCCGCTCCGAGCGCCGCCgcacagaggaggaggagatggtgaGGGAGCTCCAGAGGGAGCGAGAACGCAGCGACCGCAACCGTGACTACCGTGACCGCGACGTTCG ACGTCGGAAAGATGATGGTGCAGAACCAGAAGCTGATCCAGAAAGGGATCAGAGGACTGTATTTGCCTTCCAG CTATCTTTGAAGGCAGATGAAAGAGATGTCTATGAATTCTTCTCAAGAGCAGGGAAG GTCCGTGATGTTCGCCTTATTATGGACAGAAACTCACGGCGCTCAAAAGGAGTCGG GTACATTGAGTTCTATGATGCTATGTCTGTTCCAATGGCAATAGCTCTAACTGGTCAGATGCTTCTTGGGCAACAAGTGATGGTTAAGCCCTCAGAGGCTGAAAAGAACCTAGTTCAGTCAAATGTGACCTCAGGTGGAGTAGCTTCAGGTGGAGCAAGAAAGTTGTATGTTGGCAATCTTCATGCCAACATCACTGAGGATCAACTGAGACAG GTATTTGAACCATTTGGGCAAGTGGAGCTTGTCCAGCTGCCTGTAGATCCACTTACTGGACTATGCAAAGGTTTCGGTTTCATCCAG TTTGCACGGCTTGAAGATGCAAAAGCTGCTCAGAGTTTAAATGGTCAGCTTGACATTGCTGGAAGAGTAATTAAG GTCTCGGCTGTTACTGAGCAGGCTGGTATGCAAGTCGGGGGTGCAACTACTGGAGATTTAGATGATGATGAAGGTGGAGGTTTG GCATTAAATGCAAGCTCTAGAGCTCTGTTGATGCGTAAACTGGACCGAAGTGGCACTGCAACCAG CTTAAATGGTGGTATTGGTGGTGTGAACACATCAGTTGAACTACCGGCTCCACTGGCAACCACTTCTCTCATACAACCTGCAATACCTGCTATTGGGACAGTTCCTGGGATGCATCTTCCTGCTACCACTCAATCTGCAGATATTGGTCCACCTACTGAATTTCTATTGCTGAAGAACATGTTTGACCCTGCTCTGGag ACGGATCCTGATTTTGATTTAGATATTAAAGATGATGTTCAGGATGAATGTTCAAAATTTGGTGCAGTAAATCACATTTTTGTTGACAA aaaTACTGCAGGCTTTGTGTACCTGCATTTCGATAGTGTAGCAGCGGCGACAAATGCTCAGCGTGCACTTCATGGTAGATGGTTTGCAGGAAAGATGATTACAGCGACCTTTATG ACTGCTCAGCAGTACAAAATGAAGTTCCCAAACTAG